CAGCAGGTACATGGGCAGCACGGTGGCCGTGTTGGGAACCAGTACGCCCACAAGGACGACGCCGAAGAAGGACTCCTTCCAGCGGAAGTTGAACTTGTCGAAGGCGTAGCCGGCCATGACAGCGATCAGGCCGCCAACAACGGCGCCGAAGCCTGCGTAGGTGATGGAGTTGAGCATCCAGCGGAGGAAGACTCCGCCGTCCTGCTCGGCCACATTGGCGATGTTTGCGAAAAGCGAGAATTTGCCGAAGCTGAACGCGTCTGTGCCGTATAGGTCCGCAGTGTCCTTGGTGGAGGCAAATAGCAGCCACAGCACTGGAATGACCATGTAGGCGCAACCGAGGGCCAACAGGCCATTGACCGTAAACTTGCTGGCGAAGCCGCCCTCACGCTTGGAACCCTTCTGTTTCGAGGGCACATCGGGGGTGCGGTTCTTCTCGGACCGCTTCTTTTCGGGGCGATTAAGTATTTGAGTGCTCATGATTTGTTGGCCTTGTTGCTAAATCGTGTGACAAAGAAGGACAGGAGAGCTGCCAGCAAGGCAATGATGATGGATGCTGCCGCTGCCTGGTTGAGGTTTTGCCGGTTGAAGGCAGCATCGTAGGCCCACATGTTCGGTACCCAGGTACTAGTGATCGCCGATGTTGCCTTCGAGAGAATCATGGGTTCGCTGAACAGTTGCAGGGTGCCAATCATGGTGAAGAGCATGATGACGCTCAAGGCTGAGGTGATCAGCGGGAACTTGATGCTCAGGGAGAGCCGCAGCTCGCTGGCGCCGTCCACGCGTGCAGCCTCAAGGATTTCGCGGGGCACCGCCTGCAGTGCGGTGAACAAAATGATGACGTTGTAACCGGTCCACTCCCAGACGGCAATGTTCACAATGGAGGGCAGGACCATGGTGGCGTCCAGGAAGTTGATCTGGATGCCGCCGGCTTCCAGGGCCTGGACCAGGGGGCTGATGCCCGGGGTGTAAAGGTAGGCCCAGATGAGTGCTGCGATGACCCCGGGGACCGCGTGCGGCAGGAAGACGAGCAACTGGAACATTTTCCGTGCCCGGGCCACGCCTGCATCCAGGAGCAGGGCGAAGACGACGGCGCCGCCCACCATGAGCGGGATGTACATGAGGCAGTATCCGACCAGGCGAAGCAAGCCGCTGATGAAGGTCTCGGACTGGAGGACTTGGACGTAATTTTCAAGTCCCACAAAGGTGGTGACTGGATCACCGAATCCCAGTCCTGACTTCCGCTCGGTGAAGAAACTCAGATACAGCGAGTAAAACACCGGGGCGACCATGGCCACGGTAAATACGGTGAAGAAGGGGGTGAGGAACAATGCTGCGGTCCGACCGCTGTTTCCTGTGGCTGTGCGCTTGGAGCGCACGGGTGCTGCGGGTGCCTGTGTGGCCATGCTGTTCTCCTAGAATAGTGGGCCGCCCGGCCTCTGCTGTTGCTTCGAACCAGGGTCCGGGCGGCCCACCAAATTACTGCTATTCAGTTACGGACAGGCCAGTCTGCTTCAAGCCTTCAACGGTGGCTTTCTGCGCCGACGTGATGGCTTCGCCGACGGTGCCGCCGTTGGTGAGCTTGCCGTAGGCATCACCTATGGCCGTCTTGGAAATTTCCCAGTTCGGGCCCCACTGCCAGCCTGGCGTGATGGTCTTGTACGCTGCGTCGAAGACCTCGTAGATGTCGTTTCCGAAGAAGCTGGAGTCAAAGGCCTTTTGTGCAACTGCAGTCAGGCCAGGGAAGGCGATAACGGCAGCACCGCCGTTGCCGCGGGCTTCAATGGCCTGGGGATCCGTGGTGAGGTAGGTG
This genomic interval from Arthrobacter sp. PAMC 25486 contains the following:
- a CDS encoding carbohydrate ABC transporter permease; translation: MATQAPAAPVRSKRTATGNSGRTAALFLTPFFTVFTVAMVAPVFYSLYLSFFTERKSGLGFGDPVTTFVGLENYVQVLQSETFISGLLRLVGYCLMYIPLMVGGAVVFALLLDAGVARARKMFQLLVFLPHAVPGVIAALIWAYLYTPGISPLVQALEAGGIQINFLDATMVLPSIVNIAVWEWTGYNVIILFTALQAVPREILEAARVDGASELRLSLSIKFPLITSALSVIMLFTMIGTLQLFSEPMILSKATSAITSTWVPNMWAYDAAFNRQNLNQAAAASIIIALLAALLSFFVTRFSNKANKS
- a CDS encoding carbohydrate ABC transporter permease; this translates as MSTQILNRPEKKRSEKNRTPDVPSKQKGSKREGGFASKFTVNGLLALGCAYMVIPVLWLLFASTKDTADLYGTDAFSFGKFSLFANIANVAEQDGGVFLRWMLNSITYAGFGAVVGGLIAVMAGYAFDKFNFRWKESFFGVVLVGVLVPNTATVLPMYLLASQVGLTNTMWAVLIPVLCNPFGVYLARVYSSGYIPMETLEAARVDGAGPVRSFFSIGLPMMMPGFVTIGLFQFVGVWNNFMLPLVMLQSQHLLPVSVGISLWQGHSVAMPDYAPMVITGSFLSIIPLLIAFIMLQRFWKSGLTAGSVK